In the Prochlorococcus sp. MIT 1307 genome, one interval contains:
- the topA gene encoding type I DNA topoisomerase: protein MAHTLVIVESPTKARTIRSFLPKDFQVQASMGHVRDLPNNASEIPAAQKGQKWANLGVNTTADFEPLYVVPKDKKKVVKELKSALKGATQLLLATDEDREGESISWHLLQLLAPKVPVKRMVFHEITKEAIAKALVETRDLDLELVHAQETRRILDRLVGYTLSPLLWKKVAWGLSAGRVQSVAVRLLVQRERARRAFRSGSYWDLKASLEQNGSRFEARLIKIAGEKIANGNDFDEATGKLKAKTSVRLVNEVEALSLAERFRMGQWNVKAVEEKPTVRKPVPPFTTSTLQQEANRKLRLSARETMRCAQGLYERGFITYMRTDSVHLSAQAIEASRKCVLSRYGKDYLSKTPRQFNTKSRNAQEAHEAIRPAGEHFRAPNEAGLEGRDLALYELIWKRTVASQMAEARLTMLSIDLAVQEASFRATGKRIDFPGFFRAYVEGSDDPEAALEGQEVLLPNLVVGDSPNPKAVEALGHQTQPPARFSEASLVKMLEKEGIGRPSTYASIIGTIVDRGYSTLQGNALIPSFTAFAVTALLEEHFPDLVDTSFTARMETTLDEISTGKVKWVPYLESFYKGNEGLETQVHQREGDIDPGSSRTIDLEGLPCVVRIGRFGAYLESKRVGEDGEEELIKATLPQDLTPGELDEEKVELILKQKTEGPEALGLDPETEEEIYLLFGQYGPYVQRGQVSEEKPKPKRASLPKGLKPEDLKLEDALGLLKLPRLLGEHAEGGRVQAGLGRFGPYVVWDKGKGEKDYRSLKGEDDVLLVDLSRALELLAMPKRGRGGRTALKDLGSPKGSDEKIQVFDGPYGLYVKQGKVNASLPEGKAADEITLEEAVELLIAKKASKKSGKRSTKAKTSTKSKSVAKTSTKSKSVAKTSTKSKSVAKTSTKSNSVAKTSTKSKPTQTRATTKSGRLRASAVKVIKPGKF, encoded by the coding sequence ATGGCGCACACACTAGTAATCGTTGAGAGTCCAACAAAGGCAAGAACTATTAGAAGTTTCTTGCCAAAGGACTTCCAAGTACAAGCCTCTATGGGGCATGTCAGGGATCTCCCTAACAATGCAAGTGAGATTCCAGCTGCCCAGAAGGGGCAGAAATGGGCAAATCTTGGTGTTAATACAACCGCTGATTTCGAGCCTTTATATGTAGTTCCAAAAGATAAAAAGAAGGTTGTGAAAGAGTTGAAGTCTGCTTTAAAGGGAGCTACTCAGTTACTTTTGGCGACTGATGAAGATCGTGAGGGTGAAAGCATAAGTTGGCATTTGTTGCAGTTGCTAGCTCCAAAAGTGCCTGTTAAAAGGATGGTTTTTCACGAAATCACTAAGGAGGCGATTGCTAAGGCGTTAGTTGAAACTCGAGATCTTGATCTTGAGTTGGTTCATGCTCAAGAGACAAGAAGAATTCTTGACCGCCTTGTGGGTTATACACTTTCCCCTCTCCTTTGGAAGAAGGTGGCTTGGGGCTTGTCAGCTGGGCGCGTTCAGTCCGTAGCAGTAAGACTTTTGGTCCAACGCGAGCGTGCGAGGAGAGCTTTTAGAAGCGGGAGTTACTGGGATCTAAAGGCTAGCCTTGAACAAAATGGCAGTAGATTTGAAGCAAGGCTTATAAAGATCGCAGGAGAAAAGATTGCTAATGGGAATGATTTTGATGAGGCGACAGGCAAATTAAAAGCGAAAACAAGTGTTCGCCTAGTAAATGAAGTTGAGGCTTTGAGCCTGGCCGAAAGGTTTCGAATGGGGCAATGGAATGTAAAGGCTGTTGAAGAAAAACCCACTGTTAGGAAACCTGTTCCTCCTTTTACGACAAGTACTCTTCAGCAAGAAGCAAATCGCAAGCTAAGGCTTTCAGCTAGGGAGACGATGAGATGCGCACAAGGTTTATACGAGCGGGGTTTTATAACTTATATGCGAACTGATTCAGTTCATTTATCTGCCCAAGCGATTGAGGCCTCTCGTAAATGTGTTCTTTCTCGATATGGAAAGGATTACTTAAGTAAAACCCCTAGACAGTTCAACACCAAGTCTAGGAATGCCCAGGAAGCCCATGAAGCTATTAGACCTGCTGGAGAGCATTTTAGGGCCCCTAATGAAGCAGGTCTTGAGGGTAGGGATCTTGCTTTGTATGAGCTGATATGGAAACGCACAGTGGCAAGTCAGATGGCAGAGGCTCGCTTGACAATGCTTTCAATTGACCTTGCTGTTCAGGAAGCTTCTTTTCGTGCTACTGGAAAGCGCATTGACTTTCCAGGATTTTTTCGCGCTTATGTAGAAGGTAGTGATGACCCCGAAGCAGCATTAGAAGGCCAAGAGGTTTTGCTTCCTAACTTGGTGGTTGGTGATTCTCCTAACCCAAAGGCAGTAGAAGCTCTTGGGCATCAGACTCAGCCTCCAGCACGTTTTAGTGAAGCTTCTTTGGTCAAAATGCTTGAGAAAGAAGGGATTGGTAGACCCTCTACATACGCCAGCATTATTGGAACGATTGTTGACCGTGGATATTCCACTCTTCAGGGAAATGCATTAATTCCAAGCTTTACAGCATTTGCAGTGACAGCTCTTTTGGAGGAACATTTTCCAGATTTAGTAGATACAAGTTTTACAGCCAGGATGGAGACGACTTTAGATGAGATCTCTACTGGAAAGGTTAAATGGGTTCCTTATTTGGAGAGTTTCTATAAGGGCAATGAGGGGCTAGAAACACAGGTGCATCAGCGAGAGGGTGATATTGACCCAGGGTCATCAAGAACTATTGACTTAGAAGGACTTCCTTGTGTTGTTCGTATTGGTCGTTTTGGGGCTTATCTCGAATCAAAGCGAGTAGGTGAAGATGGTGAAGAAGAATTGATTAAGGCAACACTCCCTCAGGATTTAACCCCTGGAGAGCTAGATGAAGAGAAAGTAGAGCTTATTCTCAAGCAAAAAACTGAAGGACCTGAAGCTCTTGGCTTGGATCCAGAAACAGAAGAAGAAATATATCTGCTTTTTGGACAGTACGGCCCTTATGTTCAAAGGGGCCAAGTTAGTGAGGAGAAACCCAAGCCAAAACGCGCTTCTTTGCCTAAGGGGTTAAAACCTGAGGACCTTAAGCTTGAAGATGCACTTGGTCTTCTAAAACTACCTCGTTTATTAGGTGAGCATGCAGAGGGTGGAAGGGTTCAAGCAGGATTAGGTCGTTTTGGGCCATATGTTGTTTGGGATAAGGGGAAGGGAGAGAAGGACTATCGCTCTTTAAAGGGAGAAGATGATGTTCTTCTTGTTGATTTGAGTAGAGCACTTGAGTTGTTGGCAATGCCGAAACGAGGTAGAGGAGGGAGAACTGCATTGAAGGATCTTGGGAGTCCAAAAGGAAGTGATGAAAAAATTCAAGTTTTTGACGGCCCTTATGGTCTTTATGTAAAACAAGGCAAAGTAAATGCTTCACTTCCAGAAGGTAAAGCTGCAGATGAGATAACTCTTGAGGAAGCGGTTGAGTTGTTAATTGCTAAGAAAGCTAGTAAGAAATCTGGCAAAAGATCTACTAAGGCAAAAACTTCTACTAAATCAAAATCAGTTGCAAAAACTTCTACTAAATCAAAATCAGTTGCAAAAACTTCTACTAAATCAAAATCAGTTGCAAAAACTTCTACTAAATCAAACTCAGTGGCAAAGACTTCTACTAAATCAAAACCTACTCAAACTCGCGCAACAACCAAATCAGGTAGGTTACGTGCTAGTGCAGTAAAGGTAATCAAACCAGGGAAATTTTGA
- a CDS encoding DUF2232 domain-containing protein yields the protein MEGSYLAATSALIWVALYYLPIGGALFRLALPLPLALLQVRRGSFSGLEGVCLSVLLLVVLMGPVRGPLFLFPYGLLALWLGWSWAYGLSWWFSWGCGVCIGTIGFFVRVFVLSLLVGENLWVVITRAGAALLERFVELLNLQFVPELNQVHLVAFSLVVVQEMVYVLTLHALAFWIFPRLKAPIPEPPNLLNGLVALDPL from the coding sequence ATGGAAGGCTCATATTTGGCAGCAACTTCAGCTTTGATATGGGTGGCTTTGTATTACCTCCCAATAGGAGGCGCTTTATTTAGGCTTGCATTGCCATTGCCTTTAGCTCTACTTCAAGTCCGAAGAGGTTCTTTTTCTGGTCTTGAGGGTGTATGCCTTTCAGTCTTACTTTTAGTGGTTCTTATGGGCCCAGTACGAGGACCTTTGTTTCTCTTCCCATATGGCTTGCTTGCTTTGTGGCTTGGTTGGAGTTGGGCGTATGGCTTGAGTTGGTGGTTTAGTTGGGGTTGTGGGGTTTGTATAGGGACAATTGGCTTTTTTGTGAGGGTTTTCGTGCTATCTCTTTTGGTAGGCGAAAACCTTTGGGTAGTTATTACCCGTGCTGGTGCTGCTTTGCTAGAACGTTTTGTGGAATTACTTAATCTTCAATTCGTTCCTGAACTTAATCAGGTTCACTTGGTTGCTTTCTCTCTGGTTGTTGTCCAGGAGATGGTCTATGTATTGACCCTGCATGCATTGGCTTTCTGGATTTTTCCTCGATTAAAAGCACCCATACCAGAACCGCCAAATTTGTTGAATGGCCTTGTAGCCCTTGACCCCCTTTGA
- a CDS encoding nicotinate-nucleotide--dimethylbenzimidazole phosphoribosyltransferase, giving the protein MTPFEINTISDPFLGLPPGCRAFGAGASSINRHSWIESWLKNLNNFSALLILAGTNTAEVEGISAAGSTSAARRYTAVADAELLLNGPVRSNRWPLPPLPAGVSPALISYVASRFIDVKPLVLVAGLQQMPPFPHLRLERPSFGPAACLSTGSAMPFKRVQSLCDKGFAMGVKLRKPLLIAECVPGGTSTAQAVLTGLGLSISDLVSGSVRNPPLKIKTQLVERGLQAAQLGTSPPPKRLLAAVGDPFQCVAVGLLLGARQAGQPVLLGGGSQMLAVLALALAELNESLRSHFVKGVVLGTTAWLTEEVSFEDQRVSSFVRLLDIVGHHYGVGLMGVSAGLHFDRSRYQALRDYERGFVKEGVGAGAFALLAQLQGVSRKDLLDSCEASLEELNRRSS; this is encoded by the coding sequence TTGACCCCCTTTGAGATAAATACAATTAGTGATCCCTTCTTAGGGTTGCCTCCAGGGTGTAGGGCATTTGGAGCTGGAGCTTCCTCAATTAATAGGCATAGCTGGATTGAGAGTTGGTTAAAAAACCTGAATAATTTTTCTGCATTATTGATTTTGGCTGGGACTAATACCGCTGAAGTTGAGGGTATTTCAGCTGCTGGTTCTACTTCAGCGGCTCGACGATATACAGCTGTAGCAGATGCTGAACTTTTATTGAATGGACCGGTGAGATCTAACCGCTGGCCTTTACCTCCACTACCTGCTGGGGTTTCGCCAGCACTGATTAGTTACGTTGCTTCAAGATTTATTGATGTAAAGCCGTTGGTATTGGTAGCTGGATTGCAACAGATGCCTCCTTTTCCGCACCTGCGCCTTGAAAGGCCTTCCTTTGGACCTGCTGCTTGTTTGAGCACAGGCAGTGCAATGCCATTCAAAAGAGTGCAATCTCTTTGTGATAAAGGCTTTGCGATGGGTGTGAAGTTGCGCAAGCCATTGCTAATTGCTGAATGTGTCCCTGGTGGGACCTCTACGGCGCAGGCAGTCCTTACGGGATTGGGACTATCAATATCAGACTTGGTTAGTGGAAGTGTTCGCAATCCTCCTCTCAAAATAAAAACGCAACTTGTTGAGCGTGGCTTGCAAGCTGCGCAATTGGGGACATCTCCACCCCCTAAAAGATTGCTTGCGGCGGTGGGAGATCCTTTTCAATGTGTTGCTGTTGGTCTGTTGTTAGGGGCTAGACAAGCTGGTCAACCAGTTTTATTAGGGGGAGGTTCTCAAATGCTTGCCGTATTGGCTTTAGCTCTTGCAGAACTCAATGAATCTTTGCGGTCACATTTTGTTAAAGGTGTTGTCTTGGGGACAACTGCTTGGCTGACTGAGGAAGTGTCTTTTGAAGATCAGAGAGTGAGTTCTTTTGTTCGATTGTTAGATATTGTTGGCCATCATTATGGTGTAGGGCTTATGGGCGTGTCCGCAGGTTTGCATTTTGATCGAAGTCGATATCAAGCTCTTAGAGATTATGAAAGAGGCTTTGTAAAAGAAGGGGTTGGTGCTGGTGCTTTTGCCTTGCTCGCTCAACTTCAGGGTGTGAGCCGTAAAGACCTTCTTGATAGTTGCGAGGCATCTCTAGAGGAGTTGAATAGGAGGTCTAGCTAA
- a CDS encoding ABC transporter substrate-binding protein, whose product MLGRREFLQLGVLAGITGLAGCGRTFSQPTLRAAAETLPKELLETLPKPWIFKKLTAKKELGPSKLVIDSTTDLVAIGDGWISELSDNAFTAIGSEQIFSRLDKHSQFFLQGFGQDFLSKILPVAFSPWVMLFRNGKNWISRASGKDGWSVLLEPELAGSVVLPSSPRLVISLAERINQADSLRKLRTQALTFDDRNSLNWVLSGRARVAVLPLNRCFRSLTRDPRLNIALPQSGAPLNWTVLMRPAQTTEPFPEDWLEAAWEMPLLGKLFARGWIPPITHSERLKATNRIPINYQQILFPAESFWEKCWSLPLLSIPERNRLESLWAQSTP is encoded by the coding sequence ATGCTCGGAAGGAGAGAGTTTTTGCAATTAGGTGTTTTGGCTGGCATTACTGGCTTAGCCGGTTGTGGGAGAACATTTTCACAGCCAACTCTTAGAGCTGCTGCAGAGACGTTGCCGAAAGAGTTGTTGGAGACGTTGCCTAAACCCTGGATCTTTAAAAAATTGACGGCTAAGAAAGAGTTAGGCCCTTCCAAGTTGGTAATCGATTCAACTACTGATTTAGTGGCTATTGGTGATGGTTGGATTTCTGAATTGTCCGACAATGCGTTTACAGCAATTGGCTCAGAACAAATCTTTTCTCGCCTTGATAAGCATTCCCAATTCTTTTTACAGGGATTTGGGCAGGACTTTTTGTCAAAAATACTGCCAGTAGCCTTTAGTCCTTGGGTAATGCTTTTCAGAAATGGGAAGAATTGGATATCCAGGGCTTCAGGTAAAGATGGTTGGAGTGTTTTGTTAGAACCCGAACTTGCTGGGAGTGTTGTTCTCCCTAGCAGTCCTCGCCTTGTTATCTCGCTCGCTGAAAGGATTAATCAAGCTGATTCATTGAGGAAATTGAGAACTCAGGCATTAACCTTTGATGATAGAAACAGTTTGAATTGGGTTCTTTCTGGTAGAGCACGTGTTGCTGTTTTGCCTCTTAATAGATGTTTTCGAAGTTTAACTAGAGATCCTCGATTGAATATTGCATTGCCTCAAAGTGGAGCTCCTTTAAATTGGACTGTTTTAATGCGCCCTGCACAAACAACAGAGCCTTTTCCTGAAGATTGGTTAGAGGCTGCTTGGGAAATGCCTTTACTTGGCAAACTTTTTGCAAGGGGATGGATCCCTCCTATTACTCATTCTGAACGTCTTAAGGCAACTAACCGTATACCAATTAACTATCAACAAATTCTTTTCCCAGCCGAATCTTTTTGGGAAAAATGTTGGTCGCTCCCTCTTTTGTCAATTCCAGAGAGGAATCGTCTTGAAAGTCTTTGGGCTCAATCAACCCCATAA
- a CDS encoding aldo/keto reductase — protein sequence MTPTLSPQNKIKGKLRQFGRGPAVSIFTLGTMRAIGSVDQMYSVLKAASIAGINHIETAPAYGPAESFLGKAINKLKQEKIEPKHGWVITSKIFPGLSLEEGKKELKRILKRLDLKRLDNLAIHGLNLNNHLEWVLEGEGSKLLQWAKEENLVGQVGFSSHGSFSLIQKAIESNRFQFCSLHLHLLDPRKIPLAKIALRKGMGVMAISPADKGGRLQSPSSTLVRDCYPFAPLELAYKFLLEKGISTLTLGAYEPKDINLARKIITSGPLTMLEKNTIKNLRDEGNRRLGKDLCGQCEKCLPCPNSVPIPEILRLRNLLIGHDLTAFTEERYNLIGKAGHWWEELDASACKSCGECVPRCPNNLNIPKLLEETHERLAAKPRKRLWG from the coding sequence GCTCGGTTGATCAAATGTATTCAGTACTAAAGGCAGCCTCCATTGCTGGAATAAATCACATCGAAACAGCACCAGCCTATGGACCTGCTGAAAGCTTTCTTGGGAAAGCCATCAATAAGCTCAAACAAGAAAAAATTGAGCCAAAACATGGCTGGGTCATCACAAGCAAAATCTTCCCAGGACTTTCACTAGAAGAAGGTAAGAAAGAACTCAAAAGAATTTTGAAGCGACTAGACCTAAAAAGGCTTGACAATCTTGCCATTCATGGCCTGAATTTGAATAATCACCTCGAGTGGGTTTTAGAAGGAGAAGGATCAAAACTTCTTCAATGGGCAAAAGAAGAAAATCTTGTTGGGCAGGTTGGTTTTAGTTCGCATGGTTCTTTTTCTCTTATTCAAAAAGCTATCGAAAGCAACCGATTTCAATTTTGCAGCCTCCATCTCCACCTCCTTGATCCAAGAAAAATTCCTCTTGCAAAGATTGCCTTAAGAAAAGGTATGGGAGTCATGGCAATCTCACCAGCTGATAAAGGTGGAAGGTTGCAAAGTCCTAGTTCAACTCTCGTAAGGGATTGCTACCCATTTGCCCCTCTTGAATTGGCTTATAAATTTCTCTTAGAGAAGGGAATTAGCACATTAACGCTTGGAGCTTATGAGCCCAAAGACATAAACCTTGCAAGAAAAATTATCACCTCTGGGCCGTTAACTATGCTCGAAAAAAATACAATAAAAAATCTCAGGGATGAGGGAAATCGGAGACTAGGGAAAGATTTATGTGGTCAATGCGAAAAATGCCTACCGTGCCCAAATTCAGTTCCAATTCCTGAAATTCTTCGTCTTCGTAATTTGCTAATCGGACATGACTTAACAGCTTTTACAGAGGAGAGATATAACCTCATTGGTAAAGCTGGTCATTGGTGGGAAGAGCTTGACGCGAGTGCTTGCAAAAGCTGTGGGGAGTGTGTCCCCCGTTGTCCAAACAACTTAAATATTCCAAAACTTCTAGAGGAAACACATGAACGATTAGCGGCTAAACCTAGAAAAAGATTATGGGGTTGA